A genomic stretch from Pararhizobium sp. IMCC21322 includes:
- a CDS encoding SDR family NAD(P)-dependent oxidoreductase, whose protein sequence is MSKSKRVTLVTGASSGIGAATARRIAGPGECLLLHARGGVDGKKIPLFEAVADEARAAGAEVQISIGDLGKPGTAAALVDEAVEKFGQLDRIVSNAGFALNKVVGEITRDDLDHSLTIITGAFFELIDTALPHLTASKCGRVVAVSSFVVDQVPIKRMFPATAAAKGAMEALAKTFAVQVAAEGITVNCVAPGFTEKESAGHSALSQSSWQAAAELTPNQRLAKPADIAAAIAFFLSDDASHITGQVLRVDGGLSLT, encoded by the coding sequence ATGTCAAAAAGCAAACGCGTAACGCTTGTCACCGGTGCATCCAGCGGCATTGGAGCGGCCACCGCAAGGCGGATAGCAGGCCCGGGTGAGTGTCTGCTTCTGCATGCCAGAGGCGGGGTTGATGGCAAAAAGATACCTCTGTTTGAAGCCGTTGCCGATGAGGCGCGGGCCGCAGGTGCTGAAGTACAAATTTCAATCGGTGATCTGGGCAAGCCTGGAACAGCTGCAGCGTTGGTAGATGAGGCGGTGGAAAAATTCGGGCAGTTGGACCGGATTGTTTCCAATGCCGGATTTGCCCTCAACAAGGTGGTTGGTGAAATCACGCGGGATGATCTTGATCATTCCCTTACAATTATCACCGGCGCTTTCTTTGAATTGATTGATACTGCCCTGCCCCATCTGACAGCTTCAAAGTGTGGCCGCGTGGTTGCCGTGTCGTCTTTCGTGGTTGACCAGGTGCCGATCAAGCGCATGTTTCCGGCAACCGCAGCGGCAAAGGGCGCGATGGAAGCATTGGCAAAAACCTTTGCAGTTCAGGTGGCTGCAGAAGGCATCACCGTAAATTGCGTTGCCCCCGGCTTTACCGAGAAAGAAAGCGCCGGGCATTCCGCACTGTCTCAGAGTTCCTGGCAGGCGGCAGCCGAGCTTACCCCTAATCAACGTCTGGCAAAACCTGCCGATATTGCAGCCGCCATCGCATTTTTTCTCAGCGATGATGCTTCCCACATTACCGGGCAGGTTCTGCGCGTCGATGGCGGATTATCCCTGACTTAA
- a CDS encoding TRAP transporter small permease, with protein sequence MLKTLGDTLDRIFQMVLACLFAGLIGVVFMQVAARNILMVPMTWTLDLAQLLFSWCIFLGAAFAYRRGGHYLVNLWPKNSPLNIIPKIATYLAAAIVVYVLVRHGIIMSLIGLNRVALSLNISEFWFYLPIPICGAFIGLFTIEALLDRNSK encoded by the coding sequence ATGCTCAAAACTCTTGGCGACACTCTGGACAGAATATTTCAAATGGTGCTGGCATGCCTGTTTGCGGGCCTGATTGGCGTCGTCTTCATGCAGGTGGCTGCACGTAACATTCTTATGGTGCCAATGACCTGGACGCTGGATCTGGCGCAGCTTCTGTTTTCATGGTGCATATTTCTGGGCGCGGCATTCGCTTACCGACGTGGTGGGCACTATCTGGTCAATCTGTGGCCGAAAAACAGCCCGCTCAATATCATTCCAAAAATCGCGACCTATCTGGCCGCAGCGATTGTTGTGTATGTGCTTGTCCGGCATGGCATAATCATGAGCCTGATCGGCTTGAACCGGGTTGCCCTGTCGCTCAACATCTCAGAGTTCTGGTTTTATCTGCCAATTCCGATTTGTGGAGCCTTCATTGGCCTCTTCACGATTGAAGCCCTGCTTGATCGGAATTCCAAATGA
- a CDS encoding dihydrodipicolinate synthase family protein: protein MTHIKPKGSFVALVTPMNADGSIDIGGFQSLLQFHVENGTEAVLIMGSTGEVSMLSPEEKKLIITETAKMDSGHILKYYGCSGNNTQTTIDMVGFAKGEGGDGAIIAAPSYICASNDDITDYAEEVCDSVDFPIGFYNNPPRVKTDLHWDNLLKLAKHPNMVVLKESTTRVGQVAQMCAAKPDLSIMCCCSPNLGLIVPTMSLGGHGTANMTGNIIPREFATISKPWDTAEDAANFQQAYLHNLDMLHYAYSAVNPVAIKSLMQAVGLPSGPLRKPLTSFEGAQLQKGLDIVSKLNLDRIYGYKVNGAVKAA, encoded by the coding sequence ATGACTCATATTAAACCCAAGGGAAGTTTCGTCGCATTGGTTACGCCGATGAACGCAGACGGCTCAATTGATATTGGCGGCTTCCAGTCCCTGCTGCAATTTCATGTCGAAAACGGCACCGAGGCTGTGCTGATCATGGGCTCCACGGGCGAGGTTTCGATGCTTTCGCCTGAGGAGAAGAAGCTTATCATCACCGAGACCGCCAAGATGGACAGCGGACACATCCTGAAATATTACGGCTGCTCGGGAAACAACACCCAGACGACCATCGACATGGTTGGCTTTGCCAAGGGTGAAGGAGGTGATGGGGCGATTATTGCCGCGCCATCTTATATCTGTGCGTCCAATGATGACATCACCGACTATGCAGAAGAAGTCTGTGATTCCGTCGATTTTCCGATTGGATTTTACAACAATCCGCCCCGCGTCAAAACGGATTTGCATTGGGACAATCTGCTGAAACTGGCCAAGCATCCCAATATGGTGGTGCTGAAGGAAAGCACCACACGCGTGGGACAGGTAGCTCAGATGTGTGCGGCGAAACCAGATCTGTCCATTATGTGCTGCTGCTCACCTAATCTGGGGCTGATTGTGCCGACCATGTCATTGGGTGGGCATGGCACAGCGAATATGACCGGCAATATCATTCCACGTGAGTTTGCGACTATTTCAAAACCCTGGGACACAGCTGAGGACGCTGCGAATTTCCAGCAGGCCTATCTGCATAATCTCGACATGCTGCATTATGCCTATTCGGCTGTAAATCCAGTTGCGATCAAAAGCCTGATGCAGGCCGTTGGCCTGCCTTCCGGTCCGTTGCGCAAGCCTTTGACTTCCTTTGAAGGCGCGCAATTGCAAAAGGGTCTGGACATTGTCAGCAAGCTCAACCTTGACCGGATTTATGGCTACAAGGTCAATGGCGCGGTGAAAGCGGCATAA
- a CDS encoding Lrp/AsnC family transcriptional regulator produces the protein MASNIDNIDRSILRVLQHDASLSQRDLAEKVGLSQNACWRRLKALRDSGLLKGETVRLDSEQLGLGLTVFVLVRTRHHSADWLKQFREVVLAVPNVMGFYRVAGDYDYIIKIVAEDMNAFDRIYQRLIGQVELDAVTSYLAMESIADGRDLPV, from the coding sequence ATGGCTTCAAATATAGATAATATTGATCGTTCAATTTTACGGGTTCTGCAACATGATGCTTCGCTGTCACAGCGTGATCTGGCGGAAAAAGTGGGACTGTCCCAGAATGCGTGCTGGCGAAGGCTGAAAGCCTTGCGTGACAGCGGATTGCTGAAGGGCGAGACCGTGCGGCTTGATTCTGAACAGCTTGGTTTGGGCTTGACGGTTTTCGTTCTGGTGCGCACGCGCCATCACTCCGCTGACTGGCTGAAGCAGTTTCGTGAGGTGGTTCTGGCAGTGCCCAATGTGATGGGCTTTTACCGGGTTGCCGGTGATTATGACTACATCATCAAAATCGTGGCTGAGGACATGAATGCCTTTGATCGCATTTATCAACGTCTGATCGGGCAAGTTGAGCTGGATGCGGTGACGTCGTATCTTGCCATGGAATCCATTGCAGATGGACGCGATCTGCCGGTTTGA
- a CDS encoding 4-oxalocrotonate tautomerase family protein produces MPIIRVTMAAGRTSQQKKAAALEITDTLVKHCGAHAEHVYVVFDDIPPDDWTVGGETITERKANRGET; encoded by the coding sequence ATGCCGATTATTCGAGTTACAATGGCGGCGGGCCGCACGTCCCAGCAAAAGAAAGCGGCAGCGCTGGAAATCACGGATACGCTTGTGAAGCATTGCGGTGCCCATGCCGAGCATGTTTATGTGGTGTTTGATGATATTCCGCCGGATGACTGGACTGTTGGCGGCGAGACCATAACAGAACGCAAGGCAAACCGCGGCGAAACGTGA
- a CDS encoding molybdopterin-dependent oxidoreductase has protein sequence MTNPISLCHWGAFEAEVANGRLIAAKPMQGSGADPDMIGALPQLVYSEKRVDQPYIREGWLRDRALSDGTMRGHDRMVPVSWDVALKLVSEELDRVRTDHGHKALFAGSYGWSSAGRFHHARSQIRRFFGAFGGFTDQTGNYSWGAAQIILQHVLGSQDAVSSAATSWDSICGNTDAFIAFGGLNPKNWRVTSGGAGFHHMPAHIQRAADQGTKFVVISPVADDIPPELEADWIAPRPGSDTAIMLGLCHEMLRRGRADRTFLDRFCIGSETLIAHLNGDLDQQPKTLDWAASIADVPVQSLTDLADIIETGRVMLTASWSLQRAHHGEQTYWALIALAAMLGQIGLPGGGFTFGYGSLNAVGQGARKGLVPALPTLGNKAGMSIPVARFVDMLEQPGKSIPFNGQLITYPDTKLIYWAGGNPFHHAQDLFRLERLWTRPETIIVHEQFWTATANRADIVLPATTSLERSDIGGTSRDPNVFYMPKLIDPVGQARNDFDIFADLAEWLGFGEVFTEGRDETAWLRHLWSGTETRATAQGLTAPSFDELIKTGVWQVPLPDKPEIYLSDFRQNPIENPLPTDSGKIELASARIGSFHYEDVAEHPAWVAPAEWIGDAPPDALALLTRQPAKFLHSQLGQTDLAGDQPPKICIHPSEADQRGFREKDLVRVSSPRGACLARIARTEQCRRGIAVMETGPWYEGNKAGLDHGGNPNAVTLDIGTSPLSQATAAQTCLVTLERYLEDQEQTG, from the coding sequence ATGACAAACCCGATCAGCCTCTGCCACTGGGGTGCCTTTGAAGCGGAGGTTGCCAACGGCCGGCTGATTGCAGCCAAGCCCATGCAGGGCAGCGGCGCCGACCCGGACATGATCGGGGCGCTGCCGCAACTGGTGTATTCTGAAAAGCGCGTTGATCAACCCTATATCCGCGAAGGATGGTTGCGAGACCGTGCGCTGTCAGACGGCACAATGCGCGGCCATGACCGCATGGTGCCTGTGTCATGGGACGTGGCGCTGAAGCTGGTGTCAGAGGAACTTGACCGGGTTCGGACCGACCATGGACACAAGGCACTTTTTGCAGGCTCTTACGGCTGGTCCAGTGCCGGGCGATTTCACCACGCGCGCAGTCAAATCCGTCGGTTCTTCGGGGCCTTCGGCGGTTTTACCGATCAGACCGGGAATTATAGCTGGGGCGCGGCACAGATCATTTTGCAGCATGTGCTTGGAAGCCAGGATGCGGTTTCCAGTGCGGCCACAAGCTGGGACAGTATCTGCGGCAACACAGATGCTTTCATAGCGTTTGGGGGTTTGAACCCCAAGAACTGGCGCGTTACATCCGGCGGTGCCGGGTTTCATCACATGCCTGCCCACATTCAACGGGCAGCCGACCAGGGCACGAAATTCGTTGTCATAAGCCCGGTCGCCGACGATATTCCGCCCGAATTGGAGGCGGACTGGATTGCGCCACGACCGGGTTCAGATACAGCCATCATGCTTGGGCTCTGCCACGAAATGCTGCGCCGTGGCCGGGCAGATCGCACGTTTCTGGACAGGTTCTGTATCGGCAGCGAGACCCTGATCGCTCACTTGAACGGCGATCTTGACCAGCAGCCAAAAACACTCGACTGGGCCGCTAGTATTGCTGATGTGCCGGTTCAGTCTCTGACAGACCTTGCAGATATCATTGAAACAGGTCGGGTGATGCTGACGGCAAGCTGGTCGCTGCAGCGCGCGCATCATGGCGAACAGACCTATTGGGCGCTGATTGCCCTTGCAGCCATGCTGGGACAAATTGGATTGCCCGGCGGCGGGTTTACCTTTGGCTATGGATCGTTGAATGCGGTTGGACAAGGTGCCCGCAAAGGCCTTGTGCCCGCTTTGCCGACGCTCGGCAACAAGGCTGGCATGTCCATCCCTGTTGCCCGATTTGTTGACATGCTGGAACAGCCCGGCAAGAGCATTCCGTTCAATGGTCAACTCATCACCTATCCCGATACGAAACTGATCTATTGGGCTGGCGGCAATCCATTTCATCATGCTCAGGATCTGTTTCGGCTGGAGCGCCTGTGGACCCGGCCTGAAACGATTATCGTGCATGAGCAATTCTGGACCGCGACTGCAAACCGCGCTGATATTGTGTTGCCCGCGACGACCTCCCTGGAGCGCTCAGACATCGGTGGCACCTCACGGGATCCGAATGTGTTCTACATGCCAAAGCTGATTGATCCGGTGGGTCAGGCGCGCAATGATTTCGATATCTTTGCCGATCTGGCAGAATGGCTGGGTTTTGGGGAAGTATTTACCGAAGGACGTGATGAAACCGCATGGCTACGACATCTTTGGAGCGGGACGGAAACCAGGGCGACCGCCCAAGGGCTGACAGCGCCCAGTTTTGATGAACTCATCAAGACGGGTGTGTGGCAAGTGCCCCTGCCCGACAAACCGGAAATCTATCTTTCCGACTTTCGGCAAAACCCTATTGAAAACCCTTTACCGACAGACAGCGGGAAAATTGAACTGGCAAGCGCCCGGATTGGCTCATTCCACTATGAAGATGTGGCCGAACATCCGGCATGGGTTGCGCCAGCCGAATGGATTGGCGATGCGCCGCCCGATGCGCTGGCACTTCTCACCAGGCAGCCAGCAAAATTCCTTCACAGCCAGTTGGGCCAGACTGACCTTGCCGGGGATCAGCCACCAAAAATCTGCATCCATCCATCTGAGGCTGATCAACGTGGTTTCAGGGAAAAGGATCTGGTTCGGGTGTCTTCGCCGCGCGGTGCCTGTCTTGCCCGGATCGCGCGCACGGAACAATGTCGACGCGGCATTGCCGTCATGGAAACTGGCCCATGGTATGAGGGCAATAAGGCTGGCTTGGATCATGGCGGCAATCCCAATGCGGTGACGCTGGATATCGGAACTTCGCCCTTATCGCAAGCAACGGCCGCTCAAACATGTCTTGTGACGCTTGAGCGCTACTTGGAAGATCAGGAGCAGACCGGGTGA
- a CDS encoding TRAP transporter large permease translates to MNPLVLLLGGFFVLIALRVNIGFSLILSSVFVILWEDLPLTSVINQMYSNIDSFTLLAVPFFMFLGRILNAGSITDRLLKVADASVGHVRGGLGHVNVFVSMVFASLSGSAAADTASVGSILIPAMKKAGYSPAFSVALTAASSTLGVIIPPSIILIVYGAFGNVSIGALFLGGIVPGITIGLFMMGYTYVMALREGYPANPFPGLLGLAKALWRGAAAMLIPVFVLGGVIAGIFTPTEAAISAVIWALILTFVIYRDVPLRELPGLLSHATMDFAVPLFTVAGAGIFGWLIAFLGAADIVVNFITSQTSDPVGIMLLLIGFLLLIGTVLNPISAVLIFLPIIQALGDTAGMNPVHMGVLTTIVLSVGLITPPYGICLLIAAQIGDVPLGKAMLAVTPIVGLTVLVAIGSIFFPDIVLALPKLSFPVIFAN, encoded by the coding sequence ATGAACCCGCTTGTTCTGCTGCTTGGCGGGTTTTTCGTCCTCATTGCATTGCGGGTCAATATCGGGTTCTCGCTGATCCTGTCATCGGTCTTTGTCATCCTGTGGGAAGATTTGCCGCTGACTTCGGTGATCAACCAGATGTATTCCAACATCGACAGTTTCACGCTGCTTGCTGTGCCCTTCTTCATGTTTTTGGGGCGCATTTTGAACGCCGGTTCCATTACCGACCGGCTGCTCAAAGTTGCTGATGCATCAGTTGGCCATGTGCGTGGTGGTCTGGGGCATGTGAATGTGTTTGTGTCGATGGTGTTTGCCTCACTGTCCGGCTCCGCAGCGGCTGACACGGCCTCTGTCGGCTCCATATTGATCCCGGCCATGAAAAAGGCTGGCTACAGCCCCGCATTTTCAGTGGCACTGACGGCGGCCTCTTCCACGCTGGGGGTCATCATCCCGCCCTCCATCATTCTGATTGTCTACGGCGCGTTTGGAAATGTCTCGATCGGGGCCCTGTTCCTGGGGGGGATTGTACCGGGCATCACGATCGGGCTCTTCATGATGGGCTACACTTATGTGATGGCACTGCGCGAAGGATACCCGGCGAACCCGTTTCCGGGGCTGCTCGGCCTGGCAAAAGCGCTTTGGCGCGGCGCGGCAGCAATGCTGATCCCGGTGTTTGTTCTGGGTGGTGTGATTGCCGGAATATTCACCCCGACAGAAGCTGCCATCAGCGCGGTGATCTGGGCGCTTATTCTGACCTTTGTTATTTATCGTGATGTGCCATTGCGCGAGCTGCCTGGTCTTCTGTCCCATGCGACAATGGATTTTGCGGTTCCGCTGTTCACAGTGGCGGGCGCAGGCATATTCGGCTGGCTTATCGCCTTTCTCGGCGCTGCCGATATTGTCGTGAATTTCATCACGTCCCAGACCTCCGACCCGGTCGGAATCATGCTGTTGTTGATTGGCTTTCTGTTGCTGATCGGAACTGTGCTGAATCCCATTTCAGCGGTGCTGATTTTCCTGCCCATCATACAAGCGCTTGGAGATACAGCCGGTATGAACCCGGTTCACATGGGGGTCCTGACCACCATCGTCCTGTCAGTCGGTCTGATAACGCCGCCCTATGGGATTTGCCTTCTCATTGCAGCGCAGATTGGCGATGTGCCTCTGGGCAAAGCCATGCTGGCGGTCACGCCAATTGTCGGACTCACTGTTTTGGTCGCCATTGGTTCGATCTTCTTTCCAGATATCGTTCTGGCGCTGCCAAAACTGTCTTTTCCCGTTATTTTTGCCAACTAG
- a CDS encoding TRAP transporter substrate-binding protein has translation MRGLKFLSSVILASALASTSALAAEINMRLHTLVKSPHPYNDMADFMAEEVAKRSDGAIAIKIFDAGQLGNDDAVIGEMGLGTIDLMISSTNNAAKKVPEFQIFSVPYLFSGFDDLMAKVGPGSKSEEFYQGVYADRSLNMRLLALGGSGTRNLSNAKGPVNALADISGFKMRTPPSPMISKTWEQLGTLPVSVAWGELYAAVQTGVADALESSIPGYSGAKLYEVAPYLALTAHSIQVNHVSISERAWGKLSEDQQKMIIEVAQEASALGIEKAKEYEGALVEELQATHNVTVTRPDISEFQDALAELKVELVAEMGLEAPMAALTAQ, from the coding sequence ATGCGCGGATTGAAATTCTTAAGTTCAGTCATTCTGGCGTCAGCTCTGGCTTCCACCAGTGCCTTGGCAGCGGAAATCAACATGCGGCTGCACACACTGGTGAAATCGCCGCATCCATATAATGACATGGCCGACTTCATGGCTGAAGAAGTTGCGAAGCGGTCTGACGGCGCCATTGCAATCAAGATTTTTGACGCTGGCCAACTGGGCAATGATGATGCCGTTATCGGTGAAATGGGTCTGGGCACAATTGATCTCATGATCAGTTCCACCAACAATGCGGCCAAGAAGGTTCCTGAGTTCCAGATTTTCTCAGTGCCTTATCTGTTTTCCGGTTTTGATGATCTGATGGCCAAAGTCGGTCCCGGTTCGAAATCCGAAGAGTTTTATCAGGGCGTCTATGCGGATCGCAGCCTTAATATGCGTCTGTTGGCCCTTGGTGGCTCCGGAACCCGGAACCTGTCCAATGCAAAAGGACCTGTAAACGCACTGGCTGATATCTCCGGCTTTAAAATGCGGACACCACCGTCGCCGATGATTTCCAAAACCTGGGAACAGCTTGGCACTCTGCCTGTGTCCGTCGCCTGGGGCGAGTTGTATGCGGCCGTTCAGACAGGGGTTGCGGATGCGCTGGAAAGCTCCATTCCCGGCTATTCCGGTGCAAAATTGTATGAAGTTGCGCCTTATCTTGCGCTGACAGCCCATTCCATTCAGGTCAACCATGTGTCCATCAGCGAACGGGCCTGGGGTAAACTGTCGGAAGATCAGCAGAAAATGATCATCGAGGTTGCACAGGAAGCTTCGGCCCTGGGAATTGAGAAAGCCAAGGAATATGAAGGTGCGCTCGTAGAAGAGCTGCAGGCAACACATAATGTCACGGTTACCCGTCCAGATATCTCCGAATTCCAGGACGCTCTGGCAGAATTGAAGGTCGAGTTGGTTGCCGAAATGGGCCTTGAAGCCCCAATGGCCGCGCTGACTGCACAATAA
- a CDS encoding LysR substrate-binding domain-containing protein, whose product MRERQLEVFRAVMNYGGINRASEMLNISQPAVSRMISGLEADTGLTLFERSGRTVKPTPEARQFKREVDTYFIGLDRIAGAAEEIRELRRGHVRMTVMPALSLSLAPSIMRQAVKLHPTVKTTLDVHTSPRIGELIGSGQFDLGLCHLSVDRPEIEVLGTWHVDCVCVMASDHPLAKRKVLRPEDMDGEALVSLSYQTDTAQWLGQVFQAARVRPKILAEAQPSYVACLMAAEGLGIAIIDSLTAEFFQSDRISVVPFGPSIPFEFKLIRPSGIKSSALASHFADIALDVMSKLPLIK is encoded by the coding sequence ATGAGAGAACGCCAACTGGAAGTCTTTCGTGCGGTTATGAATTATGGCGGGATCAACCGCGCCTCTGAAATGCTCAATATTTCGCAACCTGCCGTCAGCCGGATGATTTCCGGGCTGGAGGCTGACACCGGGCTGACCCTGTTTGAACGCAGCGGGCGGACAGTCAAACCAACGCCCGAAGCCCGTCAGTTCAAACGCGAGGTCGACACTTATTTCATTGGTCTTGATCGTATTGCCGGCGCGGCTGAAGAAATACGGGAGCTGAGGCGCGGTCATGTGAGAATGACCGTCATGCCGGCTTTGTCACTGTCACTTGCCCCGTCCATCATGCGCCAGGCTGTGAAATTGCACCCAACGGTCAAGACAACTCTGGACGTTCACACTTCACCACGCATTGGTGAGTTAATCGGGTCGGGACAATTCGACCTTGGCCTTTGTCATTTGTCTGTCGACAGGCCGGAAATTGAGGTACTTGGCACATGGCATGTCGACTGCGTCTGTGTCATGGCATCCGATCACCCTTTGGCAAAACGCAAGGTTTTGCGCCCGGAGGATATGGATGGGGAAGCGCTGGTGTCGCTGTCGTATCAAACCGATACGGCACAATGGCTGGGTCAGGTTTTTCAGGCCGCGCGGGTTCGCCCCAAAATTCTGGCAGAGGCCCAGCCTTCTTATGTCGCCTGTCTGATGGCTGCTGAAGGGCTTGGCATCGCAATCATTGACTCGCTCACGGCAGAGTTTTTCCAGTCTGATCGCATATCGGTGGTACCATTCGGGCCAAGCATTCCCTTCGAGTTCAAGCTCATACGGCCCTCTGGTATTAAATCGTCGGCACTGGCCTCGCATTTCGCAGATATTGCCCTTGATGTTATGAGCAAGCTTCCATTGATAAAATAG